A single region of the Acidobacteriota bacterium genome encodes:
- a CDS encoding dihydrofolate reductase — protein sequence MRLSVILAAATNGVIGLDGQLPWRLRTDVRRFKRLTVGHHVVMGRRTWEEIGCRPLPGRECIVLSTRTDFQAPGAATCRSLDEALAAARGVGEEETFVIGGAGLFEAAFRFADRVYLTRVLAEVEGDTAVDLSPLESWRVENFEDVPAGPDDEHATRFEILSPPEDSG from the coding sequence ATGCGGCTCTCGGTGATCCTGGCAGCGGCGACGAACGGCGTCATCGGCCTGGACGGCCAGCTTCCCTGGAGGCTCCGGACGGACGTGCGGCGCTTCAAGCGGCTGACCGTGGGCCATCACGTGGTGATGGGACGGCGCACATGGGAGGAGATCGGCTGCCGGCCGCTGCCGGGACGGGAGTGCATCGTGCTGAGCACCCGAACGGACTTCCAAGCGCCGGGCGCGGCGACCTGCCGTTCGCTCGACGAGGCGCTTGCGGCGGCCCGCGGCGTGGGAGAGGAGGAGACCTTCGTGATCGGCGGCGCCGGGCTGTTCGAGGCGGCCTTCCGTTTCGCCGACCGCGTCTACCTCACCCGCGTGCTGGCCGAGGTCGAGGGCGATACGGCGGTCGATCTTTCGCCCCTTGAGAGCTGGCGGGTCGAGAACTTCGAGGACGTTCCCGCCGGCCCGGACGACGAGCATGCCACCCGCTTCGAGATCCTCTCGCCGCCCGAAGACTCCGGATGA
- a CDS encoding thymidylate synthase → MRQYLDLLQEVLDDGVVRDDRTGTGTRSVFGRQLRYDLADGFPALTTKRLHLRSIIVELLWFLRGDTNVDFLHRHGVTIWDEWADDNGDLGPVYGSQWRSWATPDGRSIDQITAVIEQIQGEPDSRRLIVSAWNVAEVDSMALPPCHTLFQFYVANGRLSCQLYQRSGDLFLGVPFNIASYALLLMMIAQVCDLAPGEFVHTFGDAHLYSNHVEQAREQLSRQPRPLPRMRLNPDVRSVFDFALDDFELVDYDPHPPIRAAVAV, encoded by the coding sequence ATGCGCCAGTACCTCGACCTGCTGCAAGAGGTGCTCGACGACGGCGTGGTGCGCGACGACCGCACCGGCACCGGCACCCGCAGCGTGTTCGGCCGGCAGTTGCGCTACGACCTGGCCGACGGTTTCCCGGCACTGACGACGAAGCGGCTCCACCTGCGGTCGATCATCGTCGAGTTGCTGTGGTTCCTGCGCGGGGACACGAACGTCGACTTTCTGCATCGTCACGGGGTGACGATCTGGGACGAGTGGGCCGACGACAACGGCGACCTGGGGCCCGTCTACGGTTCGCAGTGGCGGTCCTGGGCGACGCCGGACGGACGGTCGATCGATCAGATTACCGCGGTCATCGAACAGATCCAGGGCGAGCCCGACTCGCGGCGGCTGATCGTCAGCGCCTGGAACGTCGCCGAGGTCGACTCGATGGCCCTTCCGCCCTGCCACACCCTGTTCCAGTTCTACGTCGCGAACGGTCGTCTCTCCTGCCAGCTCTACCAGCGCAGCGGCGACCTCTTTCTCGGAGTTCCTTTCAACATCGCCTCCTACGCCCTGTTGCTGATGATGATCGCCCAGGTCTGCGATCTCGCGCCCGGCGAGTTCGTCCACACGTTCGGTGACGCCCACCTGTACAGCAACCATGTGGAGCAGGCGCGCGAGCAGTTGTCCAGGCAGCCGCGTCCGTTGCCCAGGATGCGGCTCAACCCGGATGTCCGCTCCGTCTTCGATTTCGCGCTCGACGACTTCGAACTCGTGGACTACGACCCGCATCCCCCGATCCGCGCCGCGGTCGCGGTCTGA
- a CDS encoding DUF1080 domain-containing protein yields MSHVRAGCILALLLVPAAAPVQGQEDGFQRELPAAEDFRLVNAEVRADTLDGSAALRMAGDEAVLASVAAKRREVMQELRARGERPGPEAFEAVRKNFLAVVQDTDFGDGTIEVDLAGQPAAGAQGGARGFVGVAFRVQEDDETYDCFYLRPTNGRADDQVRRNHSAQYISHPEWTWFRLREQTPGKYETYVDIGPAEWIAVKIVVAGETARLYVNGAAQPTLIVNDLKSGAEARGRVALWIEGSTVAHFRNLRVSPAG; encoded by the coding sequence ATGTCCCATGTTCGTGCCGGGTGCATTCTCGCTCTTCTCCTCGTTCCGGCCGCCGCGCCGGTCCAGGGTCAGGAGGACGGATTCCAACGGGAACTGCCAGCGGCCGAGGACTTCCGGCTGGTGAACGCGGAGGTCCGCGCCGACACTCTCGATGGCAGCGCCGCGCTGCGGATGGCGGGCGACGAGGCGGTGCTGGCCTCGGTCGCGGCGAAGAGGCGGGAGGTGATGCAGGAACTGCGCGCCCGGGGCGAGCGGCCCGGACCTGAGGCCTTCGAGGCCGTGAGGAAGAACTTCCTCGCGGTGGTCCAGGACACCGACTTCGGCGACGGCACGATCGAGGTGGACCTCGCCGGCCAGCCCGCGGCGGGGGCGCAGGGAGGAGCACGAGGGTTCGTCGGCGTCGCCTTCCGGGTCCAGGAGGACGACGAGACCTACGACTGCTTCTACCTGCGGCCGACGAACGGTCGCGCCGACGACCAGGTCCGGCGCAACCACAGCGCCCAGTACATCTCCCACCCGGAGTGGACGTGGTTCCGGCTCCGTGAGCAGACCCCGGGTAAGTACGAGACGTACGTGGACATCGGCCCGGCGGAGTGGATCGCGGTGAAGATCGTCGTGGCCGGCGAGACGGCGAGGCTGTACGTGAACGGCGCGGCGCAGCCGACCCTGATCGTCAACGATCTGAAGTCCGGTGCGGAGGCCAGGGGAAGGGTCGCTCTCTGGATCGAAGGGTCAACGGTGGCCCATTTCCGCAACCTGCGCGTTTCGCCGGCGGGGTAG
- a CDS encoding glycosyltransferase family 2 protein, whose product MSDSDRPAVSALVVNYNSGDWLRLCLESLQAIAEAWRRDDPARPGSPAALEAVVVDNASSDGSLTTVREFETAGAPVLPVRLVEAGRNLGFGAACNLAAAKSAGRHLLFMNPDAWIDEESLRRLVEAQESEDRLAVAAPCLSYPDGSPQFVWAPPVGVLGEACQRFRNRFEEAAWNHGRLPRLLKPCVGAGWYTAACLLVRRAAFDDIGGFDERFFLYFEDADLCLRLRRAGFRLREVPGARAWHVRGAVTGTDRERRLTPAAERFYRASQLRYYGLHRPRWERAYLRRRLRRKFRRVEDEEQRRALLRLLEGGDGC is encoded by the coding sequence GTGAGCGACTCGGATCGCCCGGCGGTCAGCGCCCTGGTGGTCAACTACAACTCCGGGGACTGGCTCCGGCTTTGCCTGGAGAGCCTCCAGGCGATCGCCGAGGCCTGGCGGCGGGACGATCCGGCGAGGCCCGGTTCTCCGGCCGCCCTGGAGGCGGTCGTGGTCGACAACGCGTCGAGCGACGGTTCGCTGACGACGGTCCGCGAGTTCGAGACGGCCGGTGCCCCGGTCCTGCCGGTCCGACTCGTCGAGGCGGGCCGAAACCTCGGCTTCGGCGCTGCCTGCAATCTGGCCGCTGCGAAGTCGGCCGGCCGTCATCTGCTGTTCATGAACCCGGACGCCTGGATCGACGAAGAATCGTTGCGGCGCCTGGTCGAGGCGCAGGAGTCCGAGGACCGGCTCGCTGTGGCCGCCCCCTGTCTTTCTTACCCGGACGGGTCGCCGCAGTTCGTCTGGGCGCCGCCTGTGGGCGTTCTCGGCGAGGCGTGCCAGAGGTTCCGCAACCGGTTCGAGGAAGCGGCGTGGAACCACGGCCGGCTGCCGCGCCTGCTGAAACCCTGTGTCGGCGCGGGTTGGTACACGGCAGCCTGCCTGCTTGTGCGCCGCGCGGCCTTCGACGACATCGGCGGATTCGACGAGCGGTTCTTTCTCTACTTCGAGGACGCGGACCTGTGTCTTCGACTCCGCCGGGCCGGCTTCAGGCTGCGCGAGGTGCCCGGGGCGCGGGCGTGGCATGTGCGGGGCGCGGTGACCGGAACGGATCGCGAACGGCGCCTCACGCCCGCGGCGGAGCGCTTCTACCGCGCCTCCCAGTTGCGCTACTACGGACTCCATCGACCGCGCTGGGAGCGCGCGTACCTGCGCAGGCGACTGCGCCGGAAGTTCCGTCGGGTCGAGGACGAAGAGCAGAGGCGAGCTCTGCTGCGCCTCCTGGAGGGAGGCGACGGCTGCTAA
- a CDS encoding glycosyltransferase family 1 protein: MNETAVGPRSIGVVAYEMEGEPTGVGRYTEELLAALRRTPRAEDWSLRLYFKGDPFDHPLWTGKAGGASRCEAVFDRRPGAHPILWEQFRLPRLLRREQPDVVFSPGYSLPRTPERPSLVTIHDLSFEHLPGDFGFRELRRRRYLARSAARAATRVLTDTRRTAADLRQRYGLPADRVAVVPLGVSPHFAAARESSGTGERKQDRMLAELGVRRPYLLVLGSILPRRRLDLVLRALGRLLREPGPGGSGWDAGPVNLDQLRLVIAGRNQLPRRGELDRLIRAGDWKERVVRLGYVDDDLLPPLYARALGTVYVSDYEGYGLPPLESLAAGTPVLVSDAPALAELWPEYPLRCAKLEIDVLTEGLRRLVLDEEARRLARGEGPERVRSLTWDRAAERFADQVEAVWRMAREKGP; this comes from the coding sequence ATGAACGAGACGGCGGTAGGGCCGCGGTCGATCGGCGTCGTCGCCTATGAGATGGAGGGGGAGCCGACGGGTGTCGGGCGCTACACGGAGGAACTCCTGGCCGCTCTCCGGCGCACGCCGCGGGCGGAGGACTGGAGTCTGCGGCTGTACTTCAAGGGCGATCCGTTCGACCACCCGCTGTGGACGGGCAAGGCCGGGGGCGCTAGCCGTTGCGAGGCGGTGTTCGACCGCCGGCCCGGCGCGCATCCGATTCTCTGGGAGCAGTTCCGGTTGCCCAGGTTGCTGCGGCGCGAGCAGCCGGACGTCGTGTTCTCGCCGGGCTACAGCCTGCCGCGCACGCCGGAGCGGCCATCCCTGGTGACGATTCACGATCTCTCGTTCGAGCACCTGCCTGGGGACTTCGGCTTCCGTGAGTTGCGGCGGCGGCGCTACCTTGCCCGCAGCGCCGCGCGCGCGGCGACCAGGGTGCTGACCGACACCAGGCGCACGGCAGCCGATCTGCGGCAACGGTACGGCCTGCCGGCGGATCGTGTAGCCGTTGTTCCGCTGGGCGTGTCGCCCCACTTCGCTGCAGCCCGCGAGTCGAGCGGAACGGGAGAGCGGAAACAGGACCGGATGCTGGCGGAGCTGGGGGTTCGGCGGCCGTATCTGCTGGTTCTGGGTTCGATCCTCCCGCGCCGGCGGCTCGATCTGGTGCTGCGTGCCCTGGGTCGCCTTCTGCGCGAGCCGGGTCCGGGCGGCTCGGGATGGGATGCCGGGCCCGTGAACCTGGATCAACTCCGTCTGGTCATCGCGGGCCGAAACCAACTGCCTCGTCGTGGAGAGCTCGACCGGTTGATCCGGGCCGGCGACTGGAAGGAGCGGGTGGTCCGTCTCGGCTACGTAGACGACGATCTGCTGCCGCCGCTGTACGCGCGGGCCCTGGGGACGGTCTACGTGTCGGACTACGAGGGATACGGTCTGCCTCCTCTCGAGTCGCTCGCGGCCGGGACTCCCGTGCTCGTCTCGGATGCGCCGGCCCTGGCGGAGTTGTGGCCCGAGTATCCGCTGCGATGCGCAAAGCTCGAGATCGACGTGTTGACGGAGGGTCTAAGGCGGCTAGTGCTGGATGAGGAAGCCCGCCGGTTGGCGAGGGGGGAAGGACCCGAGCGTGTGCGGTCGCTGACCTGGGACCGTGCCGCTGAGCGCTTCGCCGATCAGGTGGAGGCCGTCTGGCGCATGGCGCGGGAGAAGGGGCCGTGA
- a CDS encoding glycosyltransferase family 1 protein — protein MRVGFDVSKIFGPPDGVARYSVSLLQALAEEAEERGGTPALHLYSLGAEADSAAWKALLDELPRNVRKGPGRWPRRRDLDLFHIPSFSDPACFDGPAVFTIHDLTFLTHPEFHVPDNRNQCLLGTLRAVSRQATILAVSEATAKEVRKWFVLPEDRLRVVYEAASPVFVAFDGAQLTAARERLAARFGLEGQFVLSVGSLEPRKNIARLVEAYAGLDQNLQENTPLVLVGGSSWKEDAAFGGPWPGFVRRLGAVEEEDLIALYNVAVVVAYPSLVEGFGLPVVEAMACGTPVLTSNTSSLAEVGGDAALCVDPTDVAAIRGGLAALLGDADLRRHYRRAGFVRAAGFSWRTAAKEVIGIYGGMVDAG, from the coding sequence ATGCGCGTCGGTTTCGACGTGAGCAAGATCTTCGGGCCGCCGGATGGCGTGGCCCGCTACTCGGTCAGTCTCCTGCAGGCACTTGCCGAGGAGGCGGAGGAACGGGGCGGTACGCCCGCGCTCCATCTCTACTCCCTGGGTGCGGAGGCGGACTCCGCGGCCTGGAAGGCCCTTCTGGATGAACTGCCGCGAAACGTACGGAAGGGACCTGGTCGCTGGCCGCGCCGTCGCGACCTCGACCTGTTCCACATCCCGTCGTTCTCCGATCCTGCCTGCTTCGACGGTCCGGCGGTGTTCACGATTCACGACCTGACGTTCCTGACGCACCCTGAGTTCCACGTACCGGACAACCGGAATCAGTGCCTGCTCGGCACTCTGCGGGCGGTCTCGCGGCAGGCCACGATTCTGGCTGTCTCGGAAGCGACCGCGAAGGAAGTGCGGAAGTGGTTCGTGCTGCCTGAGGATCGGCTGCGGGTGGTCTACGAAGCGGCGTCGCCGGTCTTCGTTGCCTTCGACGGCGCGCAGTTGACGGCCGCCCGGGAGCGTCTTGCGGCGCGCTTCGGGCTTGAGGGACAGTTCGTGCTCTCGGTCGGCTCGCTCGAGCCGCGAAAGAACATCGCTCGTCTGGTCGAGGCCTACGCCGGGCTCGACCAGAACCTGCAGGAGAACACGCCTCTGGTGCTCGTGGGCGGCAGCAGTTGGAAGGAGGATGCCGCGTTCGGCGGTCCCTGGCCGGGTTTCGTGCGCCGCTTGGGTGCTGTCGAGGAGGAGGACCTGATCGCCCTCTACAACGTTGCCGTCGTGGTGGCCTATCCGTCCCTGGTCGAGGGGTTCGGCCTGCCCGTGGTGGAGGCGATGGCCTGCGGCACACCGGTGTTGACGTCGAACACGTCCTCGCTTGCCGAGGTTGGCGGAGACGCCGCGCTGTGCGTCGATCCGACTGACGTGGCGGCCATTCGCGGCGGCCTGGCGGCGCTGCTCGGCGACGCGGACCTGCGACGCCACTATCGACGGGCGGGTTTCGTTCGCGCAGCCGGGTTCTCCTGGCGGACGGCGGCGAAGGAAGTGATCGGGATCTACGGCGGAATGGTGGACGCGGGTTGA
- a CDS encoding glycosyltransferase family 1 protein, giving the protein MRIGFDVAKVFGPRDGIASYTVSLLEVLAVRAEQGGEFSLHLYAGDVETGPRDWDRALGHLPASAIPHPGRHPDQDELDLFHTTSFTDTGFFDGPVLFTVHDLTFLTHPEHHRSVNRAHCLRSTLRAVWQDATLAVDSRATADEVLRWFHVPPERMRVVYPAASPVFVALEGAELASAEQRLACRFGLNGPFVLTVGTLEPRKNVARLIEAYAGLDPDRRRSTPLVLVGDGGWKPEAVFTGEWPDFVRRLGRVDEPDLVALYNAASVVAYPSLVEGFGLPVVEAMACGTPVLTSNVSSLAEVADDAAVCVDPLDVNAIRGGLEALLGDPSLRGRFREAGFRRAAGFSWEKTADQVIQIYRERAAAAPEGTGGG; this is encoded by the coding sequence ATGCGCATCGGCTTCGATGTCGCCAAGGTTTTCGGGCCGCGCGACGGCATAGCCAGCTACACGGTGAGCCTGCTGGAGGTGCTGGCGGTTCGGGCGGAGCAGGGCGGCGAGTTCTCGCTGCATCTCTACGCCGGCGACGTCGAGACCGGACCGCGCGACTGGGATCGGGCTCTGGGCCATCTGCCGGCGAGCGCGATCCCTCATCCCGGTCGTCACCCCGATCAGGACGAGCTCGACCTGTTCCACACGACGTCGTTCACCGACACCGGTTTCTTCGACGGTCCGGTCCTGTTCACGGTCCACGATCTGACATTCCTTACTCACCCCGAGCACCATCGCTCGGTCAATCGCGCCCATTGCCTGCGATCGACCCTGCGCGCCGTCTGGCAGGACGCGACGCTGGCCGTCGATTCCCGGGCGACGGCGGACGAGGTGCTTCGCTGGTTCCACGTGCCGCCCGAGCGGATGCGGGTGGTGTATCCGGCGGCATCGCCGGTGTTCGTCGCACTGGAGGGCGCAGAGCTGGCTAGCGCGGAGCAGCGACTCGCCTGTCGCTTCGGGCTGAACGGTCCCTTCGTGCTGACGGTCGGCACGCTCGAACCGCGGAAGAATGTTGCCCGGCTGATCGAGGCCTACGCCGGCCTCGACCCGGATCGGCGGCGCAGCACGCCTCTGGTGCTGGTGGGCGACGGGGGCTGGAAGCCGGAGGCCGTCTTCACCGGGGAGTGGCCCGACTTCGTGCGCCGTCTCGGCCGGGTAGACGAGCCGGATCTCGTGGCTCTGTACAACGCGGCGTCGGTCGTTGCCTATCCGTCCCTGGTCGAGGGATTCGGCCTGCCCGTCGTGGAGGCGATGGCGTGCGGTACGCCGGTGTTGACGTCGAACGTCTCCTCCCTGGCTGAGGTGGCGGACGACGCCGCGGTGTGCGTCGACCCGCTGGACGTCAATGCGATTCGCGGCGGTCTGGAGGCCTTGCTCGGTGATCCGTCGCTGCGGGGCCGGTTCCGCGAAGCGGGCTTCCGGCGGGCCGCCGGGTTCTCGTGGGAGAAGACGGCGGACCAGGTGATCCAAATCTACCGCGAGCGCGCGGCTGCCGCGCCGGAGGGGACCGGGGGAGGGTGA
- a CDS encoding 1-acyl-sn-glycerol-3-phosphate acyltransferase, with product MVRTVGAGIRKRCLTLFLRALARLFFRSVEVVGRENVPREGGGLLVAWHPNGLADGILILGFCPRPVTFGARHGLFRMPLIGWLLRAFGAVPLYRARDRGEAGAPASDRERRVANHRSLVALAAATRESYVAIFPEGATHDEPNLLELRAGAARLFQLAREGGGEPALVPVGLHYERKHAFRSRALVAFHPPVEVGADLSGDGSDTQESKAGGAGGDTFVSRLTRVIEQQLIEVTHPTESWGIHRAMERVRSLVRAESAAREGERLRRAPMQERDQGFARVWAGYRSQRTRDPEGTKRLMARVTRYDETLRLLGLNDRELDGVPVMRTALRLLLVGAEALVMLLLLPTLVLVGNLINLPAALLVVFGAKKFSKTRKEQAGLKMALGLVILPAAWIVASVAVGIAWTEPLPGFDWIPEALWVRVAGMLGLCALSALLGLRYHRLVAELGHGLKALWTVGLRTGAVKRLRRRRAELYDEVVALEAALDW from the coding sequence GTGGTTCGCACGGTCGGGGCCGGGATCAGGAAGCGCTGCCTGACTCTCTTTCTGCGGGCGCTGGCGAGGCTGTTCTTTCGCAGCGTCGAGGTGGTGGGCCGCGAGAACGTGCCGCGCGAGGGAGGCGGCCTCCTGGTCGCGTGGCATCCGAATGGCCTCGCCGACGGCATCCTGATCCTCGGTTTCTGTCCGCGGCCGGTCACGTTCGGGGCTCGTCACGGCCTGTTCCGCATGCCGCTGATCGGCTGGCTGCTGCGCGCGTTCGGGGCGGTTCCGCTCTACCGGGCCCGGGACCGCGGTGAGGCCGGCGCCCCCGCGAGCGACCGGGAACGTCGGGTCGCGAACCACCGGAGTCTCGTTGCTCTGGCGGCCGCGACCCGGGAGTCCTACGTCGCGATCTTCCCGGAGGGGGCGACCCACGACGAGCCGAACCTGCTCGAGTTGCGGGCCGGAGCGGCGCGCCTGTTCCAACTGGCGCGGGAAGGCGGCGGCGAGCCCGCGCTGGTGCCGGTTGGTTTGCACTACGAGCGCAAGCACGCCTTTCGGTCCCGGGCGCTGGTGGCGTTCCACCCGCCCGTTGAGGTGGGCGCGGATCTCAGCGGCGACGGCAGCGACACGCAGGAGTCGAAGGCCGGCGGAGCGGGAGGGGACACGTTCGTTTCCCGACTGACGCGGGTGATCGAACAGCAACTGATCGAGGTCACCCACCCGACGGAGAGCTGGGGCATTCACCGGGCGATGGAGCGGGTGCGTTCGCTGGTGCGCGCGGAAAGCGCGGCTCGGGAGGGAGAGCGCCTGCGGCGGGCCCCGATGCAGGAACGGGATCAGGGGTTCGCGCGCGTCTGGGCCGGCTACCGCAGCCAGAGGACGAGGGATCCGGAGGGGACGAAACGGCTTATGGCCAGGGTGACCCGCTATGACGAAACGCTGCGACTGCTCGGTCTGAACGACCGGGAACTGGACGGTGTGCCCGTCATGCGGACGGCGCTACGCCTGCTCCTTGTCGGCGCCGAGGCGCTGGTCATGCTGCTGCTCCTGCCGACGCTGGTCCTGGTCGGCAACCTGATCAACCTGCCGGCCGCGCTGCTCGTCGTGTTCGGGGCGAAGAAGTTCTCGAAGACCAGGAAGGAGCAGGCGGGACTCAAGATGGCGTTGGGTCTCGTCATTCTGCCGGCGGCGTGGATCGTGGCGAGCGTCGCGGTCGGTATCGCCTGGACCGAGCCGTTGCCGGGATTCGACTGGATCCCCGAGGCCCTGTGGGTGCGCGTTGCCGGGATGCTCGGGCTCTGCGCCCTGTCGGCCCTGCTCGGCCTGCGCTACCACCGCCTTGTTGCCGAGCTCGGTCACGGTCTGAAAGCGCTGTGGACCGTGGGTCTGCGGACTGGCGCGGTGAAGCGGTTGCGCCGGCGGCGCGCCGAGCTGTACGACGAGGTGGTCGCTCTGGAGGCTGCTCTCGACTGGTAG
- a CDS encoding YifB family Mg chelatase-like AAA ATPase — MIAYISSATPWGIEAREVQVEVGADFGLPAMQLIGLPDTAVRESRDRVRSAIRNSGYDLKNRNVVINLAPADLKKEGNQLDLPIALGLLTAHRELTPDSLERRMACGELGLDGEVRPIRGALQVAELAGRLGIRELLLPAANSRQAAALSGPPVVPITHLREAIQHLNGDLAIGPATPLPRNETDSAVPDFSDVRGQETAKRALEIAAAGGHNVLFVGPPGTGKTMLARRLPGILPPLSETEAITVTKIHSLARAARMNGLLWTRPFRSPHAGVSSSGLIGGGSMPRPGEISLAHGGVLFLDELPEFRRDALEALRQPLEDGTVTVVRAQARLTFPARFTLVAASNPCRCGHLGDPRAECVCTAADVDRYRRKISGPLLDRIDLHVEMPVPSLDELKGPASETSASIAERVSAARRTQSSRFSAGHPTPFNSAMARRHLDRYCRPTSAAQGLIDAAFERLAMSARALARALKVARTIADLDRSPKVDVTHVAEAIQYRPLDRSGP; from the coding sequence GTGATCGCCTACATCAGTTCCGCGACGCCCTGGGGCATCGAAGCACGAGAGGTCCAGGTCGAGGTCGGGGCCGACTTCGGTCTTCCCGCGATGCAGTTGATCGGGCTCCCGGACACGGCAGTCCGCGAGAGTCGCGACCGGGTCCGGTCGGCAATCCGCAACAGCGGCTACGACCTGAAGAACCGCAATGTGGTCATCAATCTCGCGCCCGCGGACCTGAAGAAGGAGGGCAACCAGCTCGATCTGCCCATCGCCCTCGGTCTGCTCACCGCGCATCGCGAGCTGACGCCCGACTCGCTGGAGAGGCGAATGGCCTGCGGCGAACTCGGCCTCGACGGCGAAGTGCGCCCGATCCGGGGAGCCCTCCAAGTCGCCGAGCTGGCCGGCCGGCTCGGCATCCGTGAACTCCTGCTCCCGGCGGCGAACAGCCGGCAGGCCGCCGCGCTGTCCGGACCGCCGGTGGTGCCGATCACCCATCTGCGCGAGGCGATCCAGCATCTGAACGGAGACCTGGCCATCGGTCCGGCGACTCCCCTCCCCCGAAACGAGACCGACTCCGCGGTCCCGGACTTCTCCGACGTCCGCGGCCAGGAGACCGCCAAGCGGGCACTCGAGATCGCGGCGGCGGGCGGGCACAACGTGCTCTTCGTCGGGCCGCCCGGAACCGGCAAGACGATGCTCGCCCGCCGGCTACCCGGCATTCTGCCGCCGCTGAGCGAGACCGAAGCGATCACGGTGACCAAGATTCACTCTCTGGCCCGCGCCGCCCGCATGAACGGTCTGCTGTGGACACGCCCATTCCGCAGCCCCCACGCTGGAGTGTCCTCGTCCGGGCTGATCGGAGGCGGTTCGATGCCGAGACCCGGCGAGATCAGCCTCGCCCACGGCGGCGTGTTGTTCCTCGACGAATTGCCCGAGTTCCGCCGCGACGCGCTCGAGGCGCTGCGCCAGCCGCTCGAAGATGGCACCGTAACGGTCGTCAGGGCGCAGGCTCGGCTCACCTTCCCGGCCCGCTTCACCCTGGTCGCCGCCTCCAACCCCTGCCGCTGCGGCCATCTCGGGGATCCGCGCGCCGAATGCGTGTGCACGGCCGCCGATGTCGACCGATACCGCCGAAAGATCTCCGGACCCCTGCTCGATCGCATCGATCTCCACGTCGAAATGCCGGTACCCAGTCTCGACGAGTTGAAGGGGCCAGCATCCGAGACCTCGGCCTCGATCGCAGAAAGGGTGTCGGCCGCGCGCCGCACGCAGTCCTCGCGTTTTTCCGCAGGCCATCCGACGCCCTTCAACAGCGCGATGGCGAGACGGCACCTGGATCGGTACTGCCGACCCACGAGCGCGGCGCAGGGCCTCATCGACGCCGCGTTCGAGCGCCTCGCGATGTCCGCCCGGGCTCTGGCCCGCGCGCTCAAGGTGGCTCGCACCATCGCCGACCTGGACAGATCCCCCAAGGTCGACGTCACGCACGTCGCGGAAGCGATCCAGTATCGGCCACTCGATCGCAGCGGACCGTGA
- a CDS encoding M23 family metallopeptidase: MRSRFHTIVFVPHSQKRTRQFRISSRWLTAVATAAALVLGFVGWATVAQVRSAAELRDLARMENENEELRRANDSFEASISRLQQALTDAEDRTRELSIVAGLEQMVGAEPENRPSETGAGGSYPSPTAPNSYDLSLLEARASRLDGQLDEVNGAVENRLLLLRSTPMISPVRGVINSGFGFRRDPITGQRAHHDGIDISADRGQTVVATADGIVVRAERAGNLGRAVYVVHRFGYETRFGHLSKILVEEGQEVRRGDTLGRVGNSGRATGYHLHYEVRLGGDTRDPFEFMRDQS; the protein is encoded by the coding sequence ATGCGATCAAGGTTCCACACAATCGTCTTCGTTCCGCACTCCCAGAAGCGGACGCGGCAGTTCCGCATCAGCAGCCGCTGGTTGACCGCGGTCGCGACCGCTGCCGCCCTCGTGCTGGGCTTCGTTGGCTGGGCCACCGTCGCCCAGGTGCGCTCGGCGGCAGAACTACGCGACCTCGCCAGGATGGAGAACGAGAACGAGGAACTGCGCCGGGCCAACGACTCGTTCGAGGCCAGCATCTCCCGCCTGCAGCAGGCGCTGACGGACGCCGAGGATCGCACGCGCGAACTCTCGATCGTCGCCGGCCTCGAGCAGATGGTCGGTGCCGAGCCAGAGAACCGTCCGTCCGAGACCGGCGCCGGCGGCAGCTACCCGAGCCCCACCGCCCCCAACAGCTACGACCTGTCTCTCCTCGAAGCCCGGGCCTCTCGGCTCGACGGTCAACTCGACGAAGTGAACGGGGCTGTCGAGAATCGCCTGCTCCTGCTCCGGTCGACGCCCATGATCTCGCCCGTCCGGGGTGTGATCAACAGCGGTTTCGGCTTCCGTCGGGATCCGATCACGGGGCAGCGGGCCCATCACGACGGCATCGACATCTCGGCCGACCGCGGTCAGACGGTCGTCGCCACGGCCGACGGCATCGTCGTTCGTGCCGAACGAGCGGGCAACCTGGGTCGCGCCGTCTACGTGGTTCACCGTTTCGGCTACGAGACCCGTTTCGGCCACCTGTCGAAGATCCTGGTCGAAGAAGGCCAGGAGGTCCGCCGCGGCGACACGTTGGGCCGGGTCGGCAACTCCGGACGCGCGACCGGCTACCACCTGCACTACGAAGTCCGGCTCGGCGGCGACACGCGCGACCCGTTCGAGTTCATGCGAGACCAGAGTTAG
- a CDS encoding SEC-C metal-binding domain-containing protein, which yields MRPQKPRTVVRGQAKVGRNAPCPCGSGKKYKKCCGAPVAV from the coding sequence ATGCGGCCCCAGAAGCCGCGCACCGTCGTCCGCGGGCAGGCCAAGGTCGGCCGCAACGCTCCCTGTCCATGCGGCTCCGGCAAGAAGTACAAGAAGTGCTGCGGCGCGCCGGTCGCCGTCTAG